Proteins from a single region of Hordeum vulgare subsp. vulgare chromosome 6H, MorexV3_pseudomolecules_assembly, whole genome shotgun sequence:
- the LOC123401276 gene encoding probable protein phosphatase 2C 10, with amino-acid sequence MHERSPGPSLAAAATRLRSASLVLLLLSLSLLAGPARCWWCREDDEGCSLMGFRGDDSPATGGGISEKGRFSYGFASCAGKRASMEDFYETRVDDVDGETVGLFGVFDGHGGARAAEYVKKHLFSNLIKHPKFMTDTKAAIAETFNHTDSEFLKADSSHTRDAGSTASTAILVGGRLVVANVGDSRAVVSKGGKAIAVSRDHKPDQTDERQRIEEAGGFVMWAGTWRVGGVLAVSRAFGDKLLKQYVVADPEIKEEVVDSSLEFLILASDGLWDVVTNDEAVAMVKPIEDPEQAAKGLLQEASRRGSADNITVVIVRFLDGTTTSAGDGPSEEVAKDQSEDVAKDQSS; translated from the exons ATGCATGAGAGGTCGCCGGGGCCATcgctagccgccgccgccacgcgccTCCGCTCCGCCTCCCTGGTCCTGCTGCTCCTGTCGCTGTCCCTGCTCGCCGGGCCGGCGCGCTGCTGGTGGTGCCGCGAGGACGACGAGGGGTGCTCCCTCATGGGGTTCAGGGGCGACGACTCGCCGGCCACCGGAGGCGGGATCAG TGAAAAAGGCAGGTTCAGTTATGGGTTCGCAAGCTGTGCTGGGAAAAGGGCATCAATGGAGGATTTCTACGAGACAAGAGTGGATGATGTTGATGGAGAGACTGTTGGGTTGTTTGGCGTATTTGATG GTCACGGTGGAGCTCGAGCAGCTGAATATGTGAAGAAGCACCTTTTCAGCAATTTAATCAAGCATCCGAAATTCATGACAGATACAAAGGCTGCTATTG CTGAAACATTCAATCATACCGATTCAGAGTTTCTGAAAGCTGATAGTAGCCACACCAGAGATGCTGGCTCAACTGCCTCAACAGCTATTCTTGTCGGTGGTCGTTTGGTGGTTGCAAATGTTGGTGATTCTAGAGCTGTTGTTTCTAAAGGAGGGAAGG CTATTGCGGTTTCCAGGGATCACAAACCTGACCAGACAGACGAGAGACAGAGAATTGAGGAAgctggaggctttgtgatgtgggCTG GGACATGGCGTGTTGGTGGTGTTCTTGCTGTTTCTCGAGCCTTTGGTGATAAACTTTTAAAGCAGTATGTTGTAGCTGACCCAGAGATCAAG GAGGAGGTGGTCGACAGCTCACTCGAATTCCTCATCCTCGCTAGTGACGGGCTGTGGGATGTTGTAACTAACGAT GAAGCTGTTGCCATGGTCAAGCCAATAGAGGATCCAGAGCAAGCAGCGAAGGGACTACTTCAAGAAGCTTCCCGAAGGGGCAGTGCTGACAACATCACCGTCGTCATTGTTCGCTTCTTGGACGGAACGACGACGTCTGCCGGAGATGGACCGAGTGAGGAGGTCGCCAAGGACCAAAGTGAGGATGTCGCCAaggaccaatcttcatag